A genomic window from Luteolibacter sp. LG18 includes:
- a CDS encoding sulfatase-like hydrolase/transferase — translation MKIPVLLTLAAMAVLGPVASAAAPAPKPNIIYILTDDLGYGDVGVFFQNQRAAKNAAAEMTPALDKMAGEGLQLRGHYCPAPVCAPSRASFLSGVHQGHANVRDNQFDKALEDNHTVASVLKEAGYATAVIGKWGLQGSPFGGGGEVDEAKGQKAGSPGTWPAYPTKRGFDYFFGYVRHGDGHEHYPKEGTYKGGKQVWDGNQEISAQLDKCYTTDLFTARAKKWIVDQKASAPDKPFFLYLAYDTPHATTELPTGPYPAGKGVKGGLQWTGKPGAMISSATGTVDSYYYPEFANATYTGPAWGGKKDKKDDTVEKRPWPDVYKRYATSVRRIDECVADLGQLLKDLKIDDNTLVIFTTDNGPSNESYLPQQFQPNFFASFGPFDGIKRDCWEGGIRTGAIVRWPAFVPGKRVSELPCQAHDWMTTFAEVAGVVAPARADGVSLVPTLTGKGEQKPSTVYVEYAFNGRTPSFPEFDVSHRDRQRGQMQVIRLGNLVGVRYAVKAQADDFEIYDVIKDPQQTKNLAGQNQELQQEMKDKVLQLRRPLPAAKRPYDGELVPADKAGGKEPGVAWRAYEAKFAWVPKFDSVVPVKAGVSARPEVAALTKQEDAGVLWSGFIQVPADGEYTFHCKADSGVVLRVHEATVIDGGFGSKAVDAEGRILLKAGPHAFRLYYTHGSGKPALDFEWSGPGIARQPVPAAAFSH, via the coding sequence ATGAAGATTCCCGTCCTGTTGACCCTCGCCGCGATGGCGGTTCTTGGCCCGGTCGCGTCCGCAGCGGCTCCCGCGCCGAAGCCGAACATCATTTACATCCTCACCGACGACTTGGGCTACGGCGATGTCGGCGTGTTTTTCCAGAACCAGCGGGCCGCCAAGAACGCCGCCGCGGAAATGACCCCGGCGCTCGACAAGATGGCGGGCGAGGGACTCCAGCTCCGCGGCCACTACTGCCCGGCTCCGGTGTGCGCACCTTCCCGCGCCTCGTTTCTCAGCGGCGTCCACCAGGGCCATGCGAACGTGCGGGACAACCAGTTCGACAAGGCGCTGGAGGACAACCACACCGTCGCGTCCGTGCTGAAGGAGGCGGGCTACGCCACCGCGGTGATCGGCAAGTGGGGGCTGCAAGGCTCGCCCTTCGGCGGCGGTGGCGAGGTGGACGAGGCGAAGGGCCAGAAGGCCGGTTCGCCGGGCACCTGGCCGGCCTATCCGACGAAGCGCGGTTTCGATTACTTCTTCGGCTACGTGCGCCACGGCGACGGCCACGAGCATTATCCGAAGGAGGGCACCTACAAGGGGGGCAAGCAAGTGTGGGACGGAAACCAGGAGATCTCCGCGCAGCTCGACAAGTGCTACACCACCGACCTTTTCACCGCCCGGGCGAAGAAGTGGATCGTGGATCAGAAGGCCTCCGCGCCGGACAAGCCGTTTTTCCTCTACCTCGCGTATGACACCCCCCACGCCACCACCGAATTGCCGACCGGGCCCTACCCGGCAGGCAAGGGGGTGAAGGGTGGGCTCCAATGGACCGGCAAGCCGGGCGCGATGATCAGCTCTGCCACCGGGACCGTGGACTCCTATTACTATCCGGAGTTTGCCAACGCGACCTACACCGGTCCGGCATGGGGCGGGAAGAAGGACAAGAAGGATGACACGGTGGAGAAGCGCCCGTGGCCGGATGTCTACAAGCGTTACGCCACCTCGGTGCGGCGGATCGACGAGTGCGTGGCGGACCTCGGCCAGCTCCTGAAGGACTTGAAGATCGACGACAACACGCTGGTCATCTTCACCACCGACAACGGTCCGAGCAACGAGTCCTACCTGCCGCAGCAGTTCCAACCGAATTTCTTCGCCAGCTTTGGTCCCTTCGATGGCATCAAGCGCGATTGCTGGGAAGGCGGCATCCGCACCGGCGCGATCGTGCGCTGGCCCGCCTTCGTTCCCGGCAAGCGCGTGAGCGAGCTGCCCTGTCAGGCGCACGATTGGATGACGACCTTCGCCGAGGTGGCGGGCGTGGTTGCTCCGGCACGTGCCGATGGTGTTTCACTGGTTCCGACGTTGACCGGGAAGGGCGAGCAGAAGCCCTCCACGGTGTACGTGGAATACGCCTTCAATGGCCGGACGCCGTCGTTTCCGGAGTTCGATGTCTCGCACCGCGATCGCCAGCGCGGCCAGATGCAGGTGATCCGCCTTGGAAACCTGGTGGGGGTCCGCTATGCAGTGAAGGCGCAGGCCGACGACTTCGAGATCTACGACGTCATCAAGGACCCGCAGCAGACGAAGAACCTCGCCGGGCAGAACCAGGAGCTCCAGCAGGAGATGAAGGACAAGGTGCTGCAACTTCGCCGTCCGCTGCCTGCGGCGAAGCGTCCCTACGATGGCGAGCTGGTGCCCGCGGACAAGGCGGGCGGCAAGGAGCCGGGCGTCGCGTGGCGGGCGTATGAGGCGAAGTTCGCGTGGGTGCCGAAGTTCGATTCCGTGGTGCCGGTGAAGGCCGGTGTGTCCGCGCGGCCGGAGGTTGCCGCGCTGACGAAGCAGGAGGATGCCGGGGTGCTGTGGTCCGGGTTCATCCAGGTGCCGGCGGATGGCGAATACACCTTTCATTGCAAGGCGGACTCCGGCGTGGTGCTGCGGGTGCACGAAGCGACCGTGATCGACGGCGGCTTCGGCTCCAAGGCGGTGGACGCGGAGGGGCGGATCCTGCTCAAGGCCGGTCCCCACGCCTTCCGCCTCTACTACACGCATGGTAGTGGAAAGCCCGCGCTGGATTTCGAGTGGAGCGGGCCGGGCATCGCGCGGCAGCCGGTTCCGGCGGCGGCGTTTTCCCACTGA
- a CDS encoding translocation/assembly module TamB domain-containing protein, translating into MPDPDAAPEKPPRKRRRWKRWTLLVLALLAGIGLVVLNGPGWRWIARRVAAHYLPELGLSGDVAFAGNLSSGEIVLKGVDLKGDGAVKSVELGQVVLRYQPSRVIHGEIESVRIDGLHAELNLDKPWPGPKKPKDAQSDGLSKLSDTLRTLRQRIVPVQADIADLQVMVTRQGQPVFGLASMDLQHTAGDDRFALKLGQLSFSNGRTLPPQETALVWGSESVVLEKALLLPGLTLEGVKANLPAGGELAYDGAIRLNDARLLAAGTLERAQVRLAEGTLQAKPVGETFGVKLPVDGTLETFEVEARGLKGGVKTLDGTMRAALRGIAYQDWQVPALRLNGELKGGDLRADVSAEALGSSVTIAARAAVSRAAGIVLQNASADIAAPNAAAVLTELRGRMKNLKEPGEVPESSLQATATAAFTEGKISRADAHAILTPAHPEAVSKLDVTAGWLPHGPVDARVVADGAQVDGTVDPTARRYRGRAAFTEFTPDRLRGWLEAFAVRVPPQMTLRGTWEGEGDLGPKSHKGHAVIAEFTAAKAANGPLTATGDLTYDWPRSAEARGLTLVQGPEKFVSNAKLADQLLTLDQLQWTDGMEVLLDGKASVPVTENPADWKGLLKQTRPLAIDIESRELPLAKLHPFLPPTTRFPDSARGKLVLHVSGTPAQPVIDARVTARDIGLLSQPKVPKADLDLTLKTEGAELDVAGTLTTPGYPAANLSAKLPFRPGVWVENPAVLKDEKLDAAARIPNLELSRLAALVPGVKSLAGSLKGDLIVGGTLGKPEPHGVVELKGGGLTLVSEAFPPLQGIGLKATATPEAIVLEQSGLQMDGGTFDARGKIALKEGKPETIDLTLRGRALPLKRDESMIVRSDVDLTVRGPWQTAAVSGNVAIVDSLFYRDIELLPIGVPFNQPTPPSVPAIDTAKKDAAVEAIPEPFRNWPLAVKVKTANAFLIRGNLASGQAILDVNVGGTLGKPAPRGQAIMRDVSAKLPFSTLLVEEGTVDFRPDAPFDPTLNIRGRSMVRPYEVNVYVYGPVSDPKVLTTSNPPMPESEVMTLLATGTTTAGIADPQAATTRGAQLLIEELRRGRIRFARRLQPLLKVLDRVDFQIGEQNRYSGQKYNSATINLDDNWLISAGMGEEGRSRVMLMYLVRFR; encoded by the coding sequence ATGCCGGATCCCGATGCTGCTCCCGAGAAGCCACCGCGCAAGCGGCGGCGCTGGAAACGCTGGACGTTGCTCGTGTTGGCGCTGCTCGCGGGCATCGGCCTGGTGGTGCTGAACGGGCCCGGCTGGCGGTGGATCGCGCGGCGGGTGGCAGCCCACTATTTGCCGGAGTTGGGGCTATCCGGGGACGTGGCGTTCGCGGGCAACCTGAGTAGCGGCGAGATCGTGCTGAAGGGCGTGGACCTGAAAGGGGACGGTGCAGTGAAGTCGGTCGAGCTCGGCCAGGTGGTGCTGCGCTACCAGCCGTCCCGCGTGATCCACGGCGAGATCGAATCGGTGCGGATCGATGGTCTGCATGCCGAGCTGAATCTCGACAAGCCGTGGCCGGGGCCGAAAAAGCCGAAGGACGCGCAGTCCGACGGGCTCTCGAAACTCTCCGACACGCTGCGCACCCTACGCCAGCGGATCGTGCCGGTGCAGGCGGACATCGCCGACCTGCAGGTGATGGTGACGCGGCAGGGCCAGCCGGTGTTCGGGCTCGCGTCGATGGATCTCCAGCACACCGCGGGCGACGACCGGTTCGCGCTGAAACTCGGGCAGCTCAGTTTTTCCAACGGCCGCACGCTGCCGCCGCAGGAGACGGCGTTGGTGTGGGGGAGTGAATCGGTGGTGTTGGAAAAGGCGCTGCTGCTGCCGGGACTGACTCTGGAGGGTGTGAAGGCGAACCTGCCCGCGGGTGGCGAGCTGGCTTACGACGGGGCGATCCGCCTGAACGACGCGCGGTTGCTGGCGGCGGGCACGCTGGAGCGGGCGCAGGTGCGGCTGGCCGAGGGCACGCTCCAGGCGAAACCGGTGGGGGAGACCTTCGGCGTGAAACTGCCGGTGGATGGGACCTTGGAGACGTTCGAGGTCGAGGCGCGCGGGTTGAAGGGCGGTGTGAAGACTCTCGATGGCACGATGCGCGCGGCCTTGCGCGGGATTGCCTATCAGGACTGGCAGGTGCCGGCCCTGCGCTTGAATGGCGAGCTGAAAGGGGGAGATCTCCGTGCCGATGTGAGCGCGGAGGCCCTGGGCTCGTCGGTGACGATCGCGGCGCGGGCGGCCGTTTCCCGGGCGGCGGGCATCGTGCTCCAGAACGCGTCGGCGGACATCGCCGCGCCGAATGCCGCTGCCGTGCTCACCGAGTTGCGCGGGCGCATGAAGAACCTGAAGGAGCCGGGCGAGGTGCCAGAGTCGTCGCTCCAGGCCACCGCCACCGCGGCTTTCACGGAGGGGAAGATTTCCCGGGCGGACGCCCACGCGATCCTGACCCCGGCGCACCCGGAGGCTGTTTCAAAACTCGATGTCACCGCCGGGTGGCTGCCGCACGGGCCGGTGGACGCGCGGGTGGTGGCCGATGGCGCGCAGGTCGATGGCACGGTGGACCCCACGGCGCGGCGCTACCGCGGGCGGGCGGCGTTCACGGAGTTCACGCCGGACCGGTTGCGCGGCTGGCTGGAAGCGTTCGCGGTGCGGGTGCCGCCGCAGATGACCCTGCGTGGCACTTGGGAGGGCGAGGGCGACCTGGGGCCGAAATCTCACAAGGGCCACGCGGTGATCGCGGAGTTCACCGCGGCGAAGGCGGCCAATGGTCCGCTCACCGCCACCGGCGATCTCACCTATGATTGGCCGAGGAGCGCCGAGGCCCGCGGACTCACGTTGGTGCAGGGACCGGAGAAATTCGTCAGCAACGCGAAGCTCGCCGACCAACTTCTGACCCTCGACCAGCTCCAGTGGACCGATGGCATGGAGGTGCTGCTCGATGGCAAGGCGAGCGTGCCGGTGACCGAGAATCCCGCCGATTGGAAGGGCCTGCTCAAGCAGACGCGTCCGCTCGCCATCGACATCGAATCGCGCGAACTCCCGCTCGCGAAACTCCACCCGTTCCTGCCGCCGACCACCCGCTTTCCGGACAGCGCGCGCGGCAAGCTGGTGCTCCACGTTTCCGGCACCCCGGCCCAGCCGGTGATCGATGCCCGGGTCACGGCCCGCGACATCGGCCTGCTGTCGCAGCCAAAGGTCCCGAAGGCGGACCTGGACCTCACCTTGAAGACCGAGGGCGCGGAACTCGACGTTGCCGGCACGCTGACCACGCCGGGCTATCCGGCCGCGAACCTTTCGGCGAAGCTGCCGTTCCGCCCCGGCGTGTGGGTCGAGAATCCCGCCGTGCTCAAGGACGAGAAACTGGATGCCGCCGCGCGGATTCCGAATCTCGAACTTTCCCGCCTCGCTGCGCTGGTGCCCGGCGTGAAGTCGCTGGCCGGATCATTGAAAGGCGACCTGATCGTGGGCGGCACGCTTGGCAAGCCGGAGCCCCACGGCGTGGTGGAGCTGAAAGGCGGCGGCCTCACCTTGGTCAGCGAGGCGTTTCCGCCGTTGCAGGGGATCGGTCTGAAGGCGACTGCCACGCCCGAGGCGATCGTGCTGGAGCAGTCCGGCTTGCAGATGGATGGCGGCACCTTCGATGCCCGCGGGAAGATCGCCCTCAAGGAGGGCAAACCGGAGACCATCGACCTCACGCTGCGCGGTCGCGCGCTGCCCTTGAAGCGGGATGAGTCGATGATCGTCCGCAGCGATGTCGATCTCACCGTGCGCGGGCCGTGGCAGACGGCTGCCGTCAGTGGCAATGTCGCGATCGTCGACAGCTTGTTCTACCGGGACATCGAACTGCTGCCGATTGGCGTGCCCTTCAACCAGCCGACGCCGCCCTCGGTGCCCGCGATCGACACGGCGAAGAAAGATGCCGCGGTCGAGGCGATTCCCGAGCCGTTCCGGAACTGGCCGCTCGCGGTGAAGGTGAAGACGGCGAACGCGTTCCTGATCCGTGGCAATCTCGCCAGCGGCCAGGCGATTCTCGATGTGAATGTCGGCGGCACCCTCGGGAAGCCCGCCCCCCGCGGTCAGGCGATCATGCGGGACGTGTCCGCGAAGCTGCCGTTCAGCACGCTGCTGGTGGAGGAGGGGACCGTGGATTTCCGGCCCGATGCGCCCTTCGATCCCACGCTGAACATCCGCGGCCGTTCAATGGTGCGGCCCTACGAGGTGAACGTTTACGTCTATGGGCCGGTGTCCGATCCGAAGGTGCTGACCACCTCGAACCCGCCGATGCCGGAGAGCGAGGTGATGACCCTGCTCGCAACCGGCACCACCACCGCGGGCATCGCCGATCCGCAGGCGGCCACCACCCGCGGTGCACAGCTCCTGATCGAGGAGCTGCGGCGCGGGCGCATCCGTTTCGCGAGGCGGCTCCAGCCGTTGCTGAAGGTGCTGGACCGGGTCGATTTCCAGATCGGCGAACAGAACCGCTACTCCGGGCAGAAGTACAATTCCGCCACGATCAATCTCGACGACAACTGGCTGATCAGCGCCGGCATGGGGGAGGAAGGCCGCTCCCGGGTGATGCTGATGTATCTCGTCCGCTTCCGATGA
- the ppdK gene encoding pyruvate, phosphate dikinase, translating to MATKKKAAKPAAKKSVKKAVKPAASTEKKIKYVYTWGNGKADGNGSMKALLGGKGANLAEMTRIGLPVPPGFTITTEVCTYFYGHKKTYPAVLQAQMEAGVKNMEKIMGCKFGDAKGMPLLVAVRSGARDSMPGMMDTILNLGLNDQTVLSLAAATKNERFAWDCYRRFVQMYGDVVLGVQKTEGEDHEPFEVVIEGFKHEKYGKDIIDSDLTAEDQIELVKRFKSLVKQRTGKGFPNDPWDQLRGAAGAVFGSWMNDRAIVYRRKYNIPAEWGTAVNVQAMVYGNTGETSGSGVAFTRNPANGVNEFYGEFLVNAQGEDVVAGVRTPDPVALMKKAMPKPFAELMKVRTILEKHFKDVQDVEFTVQEGKLFMLQTRNGKRTAAAALKFSMDMVKEKLIDWKTAVLRNPADQLDQLLAPIFDLAEVKKAKELAKGLPAGPGAASGKIYLNADRAAAAAEKGEVVLLVRNETSPEDLRGMIAAEGILTAKGGVSSHAALVARQMGKVCICGAAAVEIDYDKKTVTVAGETFKEGDYLSIDGTSGTVYGGQLKTAPSEIITGIVSNDKAAQKTEKFKSFLQLMKWCEQATKMGVRTNADTPEQTRIAVAFGATGIGLTRTEHMFFEGDRIDAMREMILATTLDARKAALAKLLPYQREDFTGIFTTLKGLPATIRLLDPPLHEFLPHSKEQQLDLSRKIDVPVEKIIQRVHDLHEFNPMLGHRGCRLGIAYPEITEMQARAIFEAAADVAKKKIKVKPEVMIPLVGFQKEFDLQAEIVHRVAKEVMAEKKVKFEYQVGTMIEVPRGALTADEIAKGAEFFSFGTNDLTQTALGVSRDDMGAFLMPYIENEVFKKNPFATLDATGVGQLMETAVAKGRSTRPNIKLGICGEHGGDPDSVKFCHTLGLNYVSCSPYRVPVARLAAAQAAIEEAAKAPAAKPVKKAAAKKAPAKAAKKVAKKK from the coding sequence ATGGCAACGAAAAAGAAGGCCGCCAAACCGGCTGCCAAAAAGTCCGTCAAGAAAGCGGTGAAACCCGCCGCCTCCACCGAGAAGAAGATCAAGTACGTCTACACTTGGGGCAATGGCAAAGCCGACGGTAACGGCAGCATGAAGGCCCTTCTGGGTGGCAAGGGCGCGAACCTCGCCGAGATGACCCGCATCGGTCTGCCGGTGCCTCCGGGATTCACCATCACCACCGAGGTCTGCACCTACTTCTACGGCCACAAGAAAACCTATCCGGCCGTCCTTCAGGCCCAGATGGAAGCCGGTGTGAAGAACATGGAGAAGATCATGGGTTGCAAGTTCGGCGACGCCAAGGGCATGCCGCTCCTCGTGGCCGTCCGCTCCGGTGCCCGTGACTCCATGCCGGGCATGATGGACACCATTCTCAACCTCGGTCTCAACGACCAGACCGTCCTTTCCCTCGCCGCCGCCACCAAGAACGAGCGCTTCGCCTGGGACTGCTACCGCCGCTTCGTCCAGATGTACGGCGACGTCGTGCTCGGCGTGCAGAAGACCGAAGGCGAGGACCACGAGCCGTTCGAAGTCGTCATCGAAGGCTTCAAGCATGAGAAGTACGGCAAGGACATCATCGACTCCGACCTCACCGCCGAAGACCAGATCGAGCTGGTGAAGCGCTTCAAGTCCCTCGTCAAGCAGCGCACCGGCAAGGGCTTCCCGAACGATCCGTGGGACCAGCTCCGCGGTGCCGCCGGCGCCGTGTTCGGTTCCTGGATGAACGACCGCGCGATCGTCTATCGCCGCAAGTACAACATCCCCGCCGAGTGGGGCACGGCCGTCAACGTCCAGGCGATGGTCTACGGCAACACCGGTGAAACCTCCGGTTCCGGCGTGGCCTTCACCCGCAACCCGGCCAATGGCGTGAACGAATTCTACGGCGAATTCCTCGTCAACGCCCAGGGCGAAGACGTCGTCGCCGGTGTCCGCACCCCGGATCCGGTGGCGCTGATGAAGAAGGCGATGCCGAAGCCCTTCGCGGAACTCATGAAGGTCCGCACCATCCTTGAGAAGCACTTCAAGGACGTGCAGGACGTCGAGTTCACCGTGCAGGAAGGCAAGCTGTTCATGCTCCAGACCCGCAACGGCAAGCGCACCGCCGCCGCCGCGCTGAAGTTCTCCATGGACATGGTCAAGGAGAAGCTCATCGACTGGAAGACCGCCGTGCTCCGCAACCCGGCCGACCAGCTCGACCAGCTCCTCGCCCCGATCTTCGACCTCGCCGAGGTCAAGAAGGCCAAGGAACTCGCCAAGGGCCTCCCGGCCGGCCCGGGTGCCGCCTCCGGCAAGATCTACCTCAATGCCGACCGCGCCGCCGCGGCCGCCGAGAAGGGCGAAGTCGTCCTCCTCGTCCGCAACGAGACCTCCCCGGAAGACCTTCGCGGCATGATCGCCGCCGAGGGCATCCTCACCGCCAAGGGTGGTGTTTCCTCCCACGCCGCTCTCGTCGCCCGCCAGATGGGCAAGGTCTGTATCTGCGGCGCCGCCGCCGTGGAAATCGACTACGACAAGAAGACCGTCACCGTGGCCGGCGAGACCTTCAAGGAAGGTGACTACCTCTCCATCGACGGCACCTCCGGCACCGTCTACGGCGGCCAGCTCAAGACCGCTCCGTCCGAGATCATCACCGGCATCGTCAGCAACGACAAGGCCGCCCAGAAGACCGAGAAGTTCAAGAGCTTCCTCCAGCTCATGAAGTGGTGCGAACAGGCGACCAAGATGGGCGTCCGCACCAATGCCGACACGCCGGAGCAGACCCGCATCGCCGTGGCCTTCGGTGCCACCGGCATCGGCCTGACCCGCACCGAGCACATGTTCTTCGAAGGTGACCGCATCGACGCGATGCGCGAGATGATCCTCGCCACCACCCTGGACGCCCGCAAGGCCGCCCTGGCCAAGCTCCTTCCGTATCAGCGCGAGGACTTCACCGGCATCTTCACCACCCTCAAGGGCCTGCCGGCCACCATCCGCCTCCTGGACCCGCCGCTTCACGAGTTCCTCCCGCACTCCAAGGAGCAGCAGCTCGATCTCTCCCGGAAGATCGACGTGCCGGTCGAGAAGATCATCCAGCGCGTGCACGACCTGCACGAGTTCAACCCGATGCTCGGCCACCGCGGCTGCCGCCTCGGCATCGCCTACCCGGAAATCACCGAGATGCAGGCCCGCGCCATCTTCGAAGCCGCCGCTGACGTGGCGAAGAAGAAGATCAAGGTGAAGCCGGAAGTGATGATCCCGCTCGTCGGCTTCCAGAAGGAATTCGACCTCCAGGCCGAGATCGTCCATCGCGTCGCCAAGGAAGTGATGGCCGAGAAGAAGGTGAAGTTCGAATACCAGGTCGGCACCATGATCGAAGTCCCGCGCGGTGCCCTCACCGCCGACGAGATCGCCAAGGGCGCCGAGTTCTTCTCCTTCGGCACCAACGACCTCACCCAGACCGCGCTCGGCGTCAGCCGTGACGACATGGGTGCCTTCCTCATGCCCTACATCGAGAACGAAGTGTTCAAGAAGAACCCCTTCGCCACCCTCGATGCCACCGGCGTGGGCCAGCTCATGGAGACCGCCGTCGCCAAGGGCCGCAGCACCCGCCCGAACATCAAGCTCGGCATCTGCGGCGAGCACGGTGGTGATCCGGACTCCGTGAAGTTCTGCCACACCCTCGGCCTGAACTACGTGTCCTGCTCGCCGTACCGCGTGCCGGTCGCCCGCCTCGCCGCCGCCCAGGCCGCCATCGAGGAAGCCGCCAAGGCACCGGCCGCCAAGCCGGTGAAGAAGGCCGCCGCCAAGAAGGCTCCGGCCAAGGCCGCGAAGAAGGTCGCCAAGAAGAAGTAA
- a CDS encoding thioredoxin family protein, with amino-acid sequence MKFSFHQFAFAAVTALFCSGAALASGEGWVTDFEAAKKQAAAEKKDLLIDFTGSDWCGWCIKLDKEVFSEEAFKTGVKDKFVLVSLDFPRKPENVEKLGETLKAQNSELQKKFAIRGFPTIMLCDATGKPFAKTGYQEGGPEKYVAHLDGLLANKKTRDEALAAAGKAQGPEKAKQLVAALKAMDLDDGAVASFYGDIAEQIKAADPNDESGFAKAAAAKEKKAAFEKELTTLLRAKDTAGAIALIDRTIQTGDLDPETKQQMTMAKTSVYAQAGKFDEAVKVCDEAIALAPDSKSVPRIQAFKEQLGMAKSKAADAPKEKE; translated from the coding sequence ATGAAATTCTCGTTCCATCAATTCGCGTTCGCCGCCGTGACGGCCCTGTTCTGCTCCGGTGCCGCGCTCGCCAGCGGCGAAGGCTGGGTCACCGATTTCGAAGCCGCCAAGAAACAGGCCGCCGCCGAGAAGAAGGACCTGCTGATCGACTTCACCGGCTCCGACTGGTGCGGCTGGTGCATCAAGCTCGACAAGGAGGTTTTCTCCGAGGAGGCCTTCAAGACCGGCGTGAAGGACAAGTTCGTGCTCGTCTCGCTCGATTTCCCGCGCAAGCCCGAGAACGTCGAGAAGCTCGGCGAAACGCTCAAGGCCCAGAACAGCGAGCTCCAGAAGAAGTTCGCGATCCGCGGCTTCCCCACCATCATGCTGTGCGACGCCACCGGCAAGCCGTTCGCGAAGACCGGCTATCAGGAAGGCGGCCCGGAGAAATACGTCGCCCACCTCGACGGGCTCCTCGCGAACAAGAAGACCCGCGATGAGGCCCTGGCCGCCGCCGGAAAAGCCCAAGGCCCGGAGAAGGCAAAGCAACTCGTCGCCGCCCTGAAGGCGATGGACCTCGATGACGGTGCGGTCGCCAGCTTCTACGGCGACATCGCGGAGCAAATCAAAGCCGCCGACCCGAACGACGAAAGCGGCTTCGCCAAGGCTGCCGCGGCCAAGGAGAAGAAGGCCGCCTTCGAAAAGGAACTCACCACCCTCCTGCGCGCGAAGGACACCGCCGGCGCGATCGCCCTCATCGACCGCACCATCCAGACCGGCGACCTCGATCCCGAGACCAAGCAGCAGATGACCATGGCGAAGACCTCCGTCTACGCGCAGGCCGGCAAGTTCGACGAAGCCGTGAAGGTCTGCGACGAAGCCATCGCCCTGGCTCCGGACAGCAAGAGCGTCCCGCGCATCCAAGCCTTCAAGGAGCAGCTCGGCATGGCCAAGTCCAAGGCCGCCGACGCGCCGAAGGAGAAGGAATAA